CGCAGCTGCTCCTCCGCGAGAGCGCGATCGAGGGGACCGCGGAGCTCGTCGTCGTGCGCGACGTGCGGCTCGCCACCACCTGCCCCCACCACCTGATGCCCGCGATCGGCCACGCTACGGTGGCGTTCGCGCCGGCCGGCCTGCTCGTGGGCGTCGGGACGATCGTGACCGTGCTCGAGGCGTGCGCGCGGCGCCTCGTGCTGCAGGAGGCGCTCGGCGAGGACGTGGTCGAGGCGCTCGACGCCGAGCTCCGGCCGCGCTGGGTAGGGTGCCGCCTGGTGCTGACCCACGGCTGCATGGTCGCCCGCGGCGAGCGCGCGCACGGCGCCGTCGTCGAGACCCTCGCCCTCCGTGGGTTCGCAGAGGGCGACGTGAGCGGGCGCCTCATGGCCCACCAAGTGCTCGGGCTCGGGCAGAGGGCC
This genomic window from Myxococcales bacterium contains:
- a CDS encoding GTP cyclohydrolase I — protein: MEVDRDAAASHIEGFLRAIGRDPDADPELAETGRRVAEAFVDELCAGYTLSPQLLLRESAIEGTAELVVVRDVRLATTCPHHLMPAIGHATVAFAPAGLLVGVGTIVTVLEACARRLVLQEALGEDVVEALDAELRPRWVGCRLVLTHGCMVARGERAHGAVVETLALRGFAEGDVSGRLMAHQVLGLGQRAL